The following coding sequences lie in one Peromyscus maniculatus bairdii isolate BWxNUB_F1_BW_parent chromosome 3, HU_Pman_BW_mat_3.1, whole genome shotgun sequence genomic window:
- the LOC121826547 gene encoding C-type lectin domain family 2 member D11-like isoform X3 encodes MCTAETTETAEASVGMLSTTDCLKEGKKLQGKCLRIISPESPAKLYCCYTVIAVLAAAVIALSVALSVKKEQISINNTYAACPRDWIGFGSKCFYFSENTSDWTFSQTFCMEREAQLARFDSLEELNFLMRYKGTFDYWIGLRRNSPEHPWRWTDNTEYNNLVPIRGVEEHAYLNNNGISSARVYADRRWICSKPSSYTLQC; translated from the exons CAGTACCACAGACTGCCTGAAGGAGG GTAAAAAGCTCCAAGGAAAATGTCTCAGGATCATTTCCCCAGAGTCCCCTGCTAAGCTCTACTGCTGCTATACAGTGATCGCCGTCCTCGCTGCAGCTGTAATTGCACTGTCTGTTGCATTGTCAG TAAAGAAAGAACAAATCTCAATCAATAATACCTATGCTGCTTGCCCAAGAGATTGGATTGGATTTGGgagtaaatgtttttatttttctgaaaatacaagTGATTGGACATTCAGCCAGACTTTCTGCATGGAACGGGAGGCCCAGCTAGCTCGATTTGACAGCCTGGAGGAGCTG AATTTCCTGATGAGATACAAAGGGACTTTTGACTACTGGATTGGCCTGCGCAGGAACTCACCAGAGCACCCTTGGAGATGGACAGACAACACTGAATATAACAActt GGTTCCCATCCGAGGCGTGGAAGAACATGCTTACCTGAACAACAATGGCATCAGCAGTGCCCGGGTCTATGCAGACAGGAGATGGATCTGTAGCAAGCCCAGCAGCTATACCCTCCAATGCTga